Proteins from one Desulfonema limicola genomic window:
- a CDS encoding Eco57I restriction-modification methylase domain-containing protein: protein MIFIWFCEDSREELLPRDILQRMITGIMSKSSDLRSNSDVWDEIKRLFKAIDSGNGFNIAAGYNGELFKPDSRIDNLVIPNEIFEKQIKPIGEEYDFGHENELSVNILGHIFEQSITDLEELKQGEPADKKTGKRKREGVYYTPEYITRYIVNQALGGWLAERRKELGGDDLPELTEDVKKKNPKKKPGVKKPRFTKNVLKELKKAVENDELITKLGLMKSSFKDEAELRQVLSIIPEAEEYTEIIVEKAMPHDKDLESWYVLEKFWRNYRDVLKSVKVLDPACGSGAFLIQAFDYLHKEGLKVNKKMEALGLGHENLFDLDKEILENNLYGVDINDESVEITKLSLWLKTASKNKKLNNLFNNIKCGNSLIDDPEIAGKKAFKWEKEFPDIMKNGGFDVVVGNPPYVRQELLSPYKPYFEKNYKCYSGTSDLFAYFYEKSLTVLKEYGYFGFISNTFAKTTGAGAELRSYLKNNSRFISFADFSDQKIFEGITTYPIIPILKKEKALSKFHYLKVQTDDLMTLDSSIKQKSILVDQSCLKDESWSFKSESEVTLKAKIGNNPTVREIFGKCYYGIKTGLNEAFIISSKIRQSIISKNPCAKDVIKSFLEGKDLSKWSCIDADKWLIFFPKGFTSNLSGNKNQQDSWEYINNKYPEIANHLIMFEDRAVKRFDKGEFWWELRACAYYDLFEASKIVWPNLQSTNKFSFDTDGFYINAPSVILPTESKTLLCIVNSKLAWFFFKDICALRSGGYIEMKPQYFEQLPVAMPGDEAPFIQKADTMLNLNKQLAEQKQALSDYLTASLGIAKLTQKLQTPENLNFEALIKELKKKKVSTDNSTVFESIKQYHEKITALKSQIDQTDREIDKMVYELYGLTEDEIRIVEGAY from the coding sequence TTGATCTTTATCTGGTTCTGCGAGGATTCCAGGGAAGAGCTTCTGCCCCGTGATATTTTGCAGCGCATGATTACCGGGATTATGAGTAAATCCTCTGATCTCCGCAGTAATTCAGATGTCTGGGACGAGATAAAAAGGCTGTTTAAAGCTATTGACAGCGGCAATGGTTTTAATATTGCCGCAGGCTACAATGGCGAGCTTTTCAAGCCTGATTCACGCATTGACAACCTTGTAATTCCAAATGAAATTTTCGAAAAACAGATCAAGCCCATTGGTGAGGAATATGATTTTGGTCATGAGAATGAACTCAGCGTTAATATCCTGGGACATATTTTTGAGCAGTCCATTACTGATCTTGAGGAATTGAAGCAGGGGGAACCAGCAGATAAAAAGACCGGGAAACGCAAACGTGAAGGGGTTTATTATACTCCTGAATATATTACACGTTATATTGTTAATCAGGCTTTGGGAGGCTGGCTGGCAGAGCGTAGAAAAGAGCTTGGCGGGGATGATCTGCCGGAGCTTACTGAGGATGTAAAAAAGAAAAATCCTAAAAAAAAGCCGGGCGTAAAGAAACCCAGATTTACGAAAAATGTATTAAAAGAACTGAAAAAGGCTGTTGAAAATGATGAATTGATAACAAAACTTGGTCTTATGAAATCAAGTTTTAAGGATGAAGCAGAATTAAGGCAGGTGTTGTCAATTATTCCAGAAGCTGAAGAATATACTGAAATTATTGTTGAAAAAGCAATGCCGCATGATAAAGACCTGGAAAGCTGGTATGTTCTTGAAAAATTCTGGAGAAATTACCGTGATGTTTTAAAAAGCGTAAAGGTGCTTGATCCTGCCTGCGGATCAGGGGCTTTTTTAATCCAGGCTTTTGATTATCTTCATAAAGAAGGCTTGAAGGTAAACAAAAAAATGGAGGCTCTCGGGCTTGGGCATGAAAATCTTTTTGATCTTGATAAGGAAATCCTGGAAAATAATCTTTACGGGGTTGATATTAATGATGAATCTGTGGAAATTACCAAGCTGTCTTTATGGCTCAAAACTGCAAGCAAAAATAAAAAACTGAATAATCTGTTTAACAATATCAAGTGCGGAAATTCATTGATTGACGATCCTGAGATTGCCGGGAAAAAGGCGTTTAAGTGGGAAAAAGAGTTTCCAGATATTATGAAAAACGGGGGGTTTGATGTGGTGGTGGGGAATCCGCCGTATGTAAGACAGGAGCTGCTGAGTCCGTATAAGCCCTATTTTGAAAAGAATTATAAATGTTATTCAGGTACAAGCGATCTTTTTGCATATTTTTATGAAAAATCTTTGACCGTGCTTAAAGAATATGGATATTTTGGTTTTATTTCAAATACATTTGCCAAGACAACAGGAGCAGGAGCAGAACTCCGCAGTTATTTGAAAAACAACAGCCGGTTTATCTCCTTTGCAGATTTTTCCGATCAAAAGATTTTTGAAGGAATTACCACTTATCCCATTATCCCGATTTTAAAGAAAGAAAAGGCGCTTTCTAAGTTTCATTATCTGAAAGTGCAAACAGATGATTTAATGACCCTGGATTCCAGCATAAAGCAAAAATCAATCCTTGTAGATCAGTCTTGTTTAAAAGATGAATCCTGGAGTTTTAAGTCTGAAAGTGAAGTAACTCTTAAAGCAAAAATTGGAAATAATCCAACTGTCAGAGAAATATTTGGAAAATGTTATTATGGAATAAAAACAGGTTTGAATGAGGCATTTATAATTTCCAGCAAAATAAGACAATCTATTATTTCCAAGAATCCTTGTGCAAAAGATGTCATAAAGTCTTTTCTTGAAGGGAAAGATTTAAGCAAATGGTCTTGTATTGATGCTGACAAATGGCTTATTTTTTTCCCAAAAGGTTTTACATCAAATCTATCAGGCAACAAAAATCAACAAGATTCATGGGAATATATAAATAACAAATATCCTGAAATAGCAAATCATCTAATAATGTTTGAAGATAGGGCTGTTAAAAGATTCGATAAAGGAGAATTTTGGTGGGAACTTAGAGCTTGTGCTTATTATGATCTTTTTGAAGCTTCCAAAATAGTCTGGCCTAATTTGCAATCTACAAATAAATTTTCTTTTGACACTGACGGCTTTTACATTAATGCACCGTCCGTAATTCTGCCAACCGAGAGCAAAACACTGCTTTGCATTGTTAATTCAAAATTAGCCTGGTTCTTTTTCAAAGATATTTGTGCATTAAGAAGCGGCGGATATATTGAAATGAAACCCCAGTATTTTGAACAGCTTCCAGTAGCAATGCCAGGAGATGAAGCTCCTTTCATCCAAAAAGCCGACACCATGCTCAATCTAAACAAGCAGCTTGCAGAGCAGAAACAAGCCCTGTCGGACTACCTGACCGCCAGCCTCGGAATTGCCAAACTCACCCAGAAACTCCAGACACCGGAAAACCTGAATTTTGAAGCACTTATCAAAGAACTTAAAAAGAAAAAAGTCAGCACGGACAACAGCACGGTTTTTGAATCAATAAAACAATACCACGAAAAAATCACAGCCCTGAAATCACAGATTGACCAGACAGACCGGGAAATTGACAAAATGGTTTATGAGCTTTACGGGCTTACGGAAGATGAAATAAGGATTGTGGAGGGGGCGTATTAA
- a CDS encoding type I restriction enzyme HsdR N-terminal domain-containing protein: MANIFTDSFFSKQMKKLRAELGLDDAKISEYKKIVQRRIEYVNDFDPEEGGEEKDWPGFEKHVFRDLLGYRIKDDFPYDYNVLRQKKIKKAGSGGGTGKADCTLGFYPGKNKNDDLVVVEFKAPDTKDLGDASDQLWNYMINHDSCKWGIVTNFNEIILFHRNLSKDKNQKFYFVVPDEIKDKKLSLSDDKELIKFLAVFRKDRMLDKGKSVTETMLELQGIEEKKIEKEFYAKYYKLRLDLFNEIAKHNPQYNKKEKNLLLLPRKS, encoded by the coding sequence ATGGCAAATATTTTTACAGACAGCTTTTTCAGCAAGCAGATGAAAAAACTCAGGGCAGAGCTTGGTCTTGATGATGCTAAGATTTCAGAATACAAGAAAATTGTTCAAAGACGCATTGAATATGTAAATGATTTTGACCCGGAAGAAGGGGGCGAGGAAAAGGACTGGCCCGGGTTTGAAAAGCATGTTTTCAGGGATTTGCTTGGTTATAGGATTAAAGATGATTTTCCTTATGATTATAATGTATTGCGTCAGAAAAAGATAAAAAAGGCAGGAAGCGGGGGCGGAACCGGCAAAGCTGACTGCACCCTGGGTTTTTATCCAGGTAAAAATAAAAACGATGATCTTGTTGTGGTTGAGTTTAAAGCTCCTGATACCAAAGACTTAGGAGATGCCTCAGACCAGTTGTGGAATTACATGATAAATCATGATTCCTGCAAATGGGGCATTGTAACAAATTTTAATGAGATCATTTTATTTCACAGGAATCTTTCAAAGGATAAAAACCAGAAATTTTATTTTGTTGTTCCTGATGAGATCAAGGATAAAAAACTTTCCCTTTCAGATGACAAAGAGCTTATCAAATTCCTTGCTGTTTTCAGAAAAGACCGGATGCTTGACAAAGGCAAATCTGTTACTGAAACCATGCTGGAACTTCAGGGGATTGAAGAAAAGAAGATTGAAAAGGAGTTTTACGCAAAATATTACAAGCTCAGGCTCGACCTTTTTAACGAGATTGCAAAGCATAATCCCCAATACAATAAAAAAGAGAAGAACTTGTTGCTGTTACCCAGAAAATCTTAG
- a CDS encoding DNA cytosine methyltransferase, translated as MKKKYTYIDLFAGCGGLSLGLLNSGWTGVFAIEKNCDAFETLDYNLIKKKEHYEWPTWLPKKNHDINQVLNNNRKNLIKLKGKIDLVAGGPPCQGFSYAGRRKENDERNKLIDSYLNFIELVKPKFIFFENVKGFTLEFKNNNEIGKNYSFDVIKKLCDLGYNIHGRLIDFSKYGVPQRRTRFILVGVQKEFDKSDDMPKLFFEILEKNKFDFLKNKGLTDFVTLEEAISDLLEENGTASCPDSIGFKSAKYSNAKTSFQKYLRDGILKESIPDSHRLVNHSQEIKKRFQYAIDNNLGPKEYRTHFNLSKTGTKKLSADDPAPTLTTLPDDYIHYQEPRVFTVREFARIQSFPDWYEFKGRYTTGGKLRVKQVPRYTQVGNAVPPLFAEIVGQSFKEIINA; from the coding sequence ATGAAAAAAAAATACACATATATTGATTTATTTGCCGGTTGCGGGGGACTTTCATTAGGACTTTTAAATTCGGGATGGACAGGTGTTTTCGCAATTGAAAAAAATTGCGATGCTTTTGAAACTTTAGACTACAATTTAATAAAAAAAAAAGAGCATTATGAATGGCCCACATGGCTGCCTAAAAAAAATCACGATATTAACCAGGTTTTAAACAATAATCGTAAGAATTTAATTAAATTAAAGGGAAAAATTGATTTAGTTGCAGGCGGTCCACCTTGCCAGGGATTTTCATATGCAGGGAGAAGAAAAGAAAATGATGAGAGGAACAAGTTAATTGACTCATATCTTAATTTTATTGAATTGGTTAAACCTAAATTTATTTTTTTTGAAAATGTAAAAGGGTTTACACTTGAATTCAAGAATAATAATGAAATTGGGAAAAATTATTCTTTTGATGTTATAAAAAAACTTTGTGATTTAGGTTATAATATACATGGAAGGCTTATAGATTTTTCTAAATATGGAGTACCTCAAAGGAGAACAAGGTTTATTTTGGTTGGTGTTCAAAAGGAGTTTGATAAAAGTGATGATATGCCAAAATTATTTTTTGAAATATTGGAAAAAAATAAATTTGATTTTTTAAAAAATAAAGGTCTTACAGATTTTGTTACACTTGAAGAAGCAATTTCGGATTTATTAGAGGAAAATGGCACTGCATCATGTCCTGATAGCATAGGCTTTAAATCTGCCAAATATTCCAATGCTAAAACATCTTTTCAAAAATATTTACGTGATGGAATACTTAAAGAATCAATACCTGACAGTCATAGGTTAGTTAATCACTCCCAGGAAATAAAGAAACGATTTCAATACGCAATTGATAATAATTTAGGTCCAAAAGAATATCGAACACATTTTAATTTGAGTAAAACCGGTACCAAGAAATTATCAGCAGATGACCCTGCCCCGACATTAACAACATTGCCCGATGATTATATCCATTACCAAGAACCGCGGGTTTTTACTGTAAGGGAATTTGCAAGGATTCAATCTTTCCCTGATTGGTACGAGTTTAAGGGAAGATATACAACCGGTGGAAAATTAAGAGTAAAACAAGTCCCGCGTTATACACAGGTTGGGAATGCTGTCCCCCCTCTTTTTGCAGAAATCGTTGGACAATCATTCAAGGAAATAATCAATGCCTGA
- a CDS encoding ATP-binding protein yields the protein MPEKLKFKISSALKNVIGRDLITDDFVAIFELVKNSFDAFASKVIIQFDFQEESGSKIYIIDDGKGMNYNDIIEKWLFVAFSAKKEGTEDKISRTYAGNKGVGRFSCDRLGRTLKIQSKTKNDKTIHCLDINWEDFEKNSKEEFIEVDVTYTESKAFSLPVGLPVNESGVVLEIGNLRHADSWNRDKLIGLKRSLEKLLDPMSGIETQKDIEIKCGREKNNDVSEVMKAVKKDREPITVNGFIKNTIFQVLENKTTVMKAKITDEHKLQVELIDRGVFIYKTEEDISDIFPNLIDSGFYTEISYLNRSAKQTFALRMGVPSVQYGSIFLIMNGFRVFPIGEDGNDYWGLNRRKQQQYNSYVGSREILGFVKIQGGNDRFRESSSRNQGLIQTQAAVELTECFIKCIRKFEAYVADITWKDKLDKEEIDFNRMGLDSNRIKIIQLIEKLSKSKNITVLDYNHDLISILDEKSKEFEPSLKNLKNIADNINDEKLSKQIDLAEKALIKAKKAEQEAKKAADQEKKAREKAEKIVKEIEKEKEVIEEAYEEEKKRSLFLTGSNMRDKELLECFIHQIILYASNSKESLKNILQSPTRFNNVTGENLRNLLENLLETIEKIISTSRFATTANFRLNSSMITEDFNSFMYEYLEKIAVAYNTRIKIHTNLDKNEFKLHFNPIEMGMVFENFISNSKKARASNITFTSILKSGILTITIEDDGSGLDKNITGKDRIFEKGFTRTKGSGLGLYFCKTRIESLGGELKISGDQPRHGLSFTIRISK from the coding sequence ATGCCTGAAAAATTGAAATTTAAGATAAGCTCTGCTTTAAAAAATGTTATTGGCAGGGATTTAATTACAGATGATTTTGTTGCAATATTTGAACTTGTAAAGAATTCTTTTGATGCTTTTGCTTCAAAAGTAATTATCCAATTTGATTTCCAGGAAGAATCCGGCAGCAAAATATATATCATTGATGATGGTAAAGGCATGAATTACAATGATATTATTGAAAAATGGCTGTTTGTAGCTTTTTCAGCTAAAAAAGAAGGAACTGAAGATAAAATTAGTAGAACTTATGCTGGGAATAAAGGGGTAGGACGTTTTTCATGCGACCGTTTAGGTCGTACTTTAAAAATACAATCTAAAACAAAAAATGATAAAACAATCCATTGTCTGGATATAAATTGGGAAGATTTTGAAAAAAATTCTAAAGAAGAATTTATTGAAGTTGATGTAACTTATACTGAATCCAAAGCTTTTTCACTCCCTGTGGGATTACCTGTAAATGAAAGCGGGGTTGTACTTGAAATAGGAAATTTAAGACATGCGGATTCATGGAACAGGGATAAACTTATAGGGCTTAAACGATCATTGGAAAAACTACTTGATCCAATGTCGGGCATTGAAACACAAAAAGATATTGAAATTAAATGCGGACGTGAAAAAAATAATGACGTTTCAGAAGTTATGAAAGCAGTAAAAAAAGATAGAGAACCTATAACAGTAAATGGTTTTATAAAAAATACTATATTCCAGGTTCTTGAAAATAAAACTACTGTAATGAAAGCAAAGATTACAGATGAACATAAATTACAAGTTGAATTGATAGACAGGGGGGTTTTTATCTATAAAACCGAGGAAGATATTAGTGATATTTTTCCAAATCTTATTGATTCTGGTTTTTATACTGAAATATCATATTTAAATAGATCTGCTAAACAAACATTTGCTTTAAGGATGGGCGTACCCTCCGTACAATATGGTTCGATTTTCTTGATTATGAACGGGTTTCGTGTTTTTCCAATTGGTGAAGATGGTAACGATTATTGGGGTTTAAACCGTAGGAAACAGCAGCAATATAACAGCTATGTAGGTTCCCGTGAAATACTTGGTTTTGTTAAAATACAGGGGGGTAATGATAGATTCAGGGAATCATCAAGCCGTAACCAGGGTTTAATCCAGACACAAGCTGCAGTAGAACTCACCGAATGCTTTATTAAATGTATCAGGAAATTTGAAGCTTATGTAGCAGATATTACATGGAAAGATAAACTTGATAAAGAAGAAATTGATTTTAACCGCATGGGGTTAGATAGTAACCGCATTAAAATAATACAATTAATTGAAAAATTATCTAAATCAAAAAATATTACAGTATTGGATTATAACCATGATTTAATCTCTATCCTTGATGAAAAATCAAAGGAATTTGAACCTTCTTTGAAAAATTTAAAAAATATTGCTGATAATATTAATGATGAAAAACTTTCAAAACAAATAGATTTAGCAGAAAAAGCATTAATTAAAGCAAAAAAAGCGGAACAAGAAGCAAAGAAAGCTGCTGACCAGGAAAAAAAAGCAAGGGAAAAAGCAGAAAAAATAGTTAAAGAAATTGAAAAAGAAAAAGAGGTAATAGAAGAAGCTTATGAAGAAGAAAAAAAGAGGAGTCTTTTCTTAACAGGGAGTAACATGAGGGATAAAGAACTTTTAGAATGCTTTATCCATCAAATTATTTTGTATGCTTCGAATTCAAAAGAATCTTTAAAAAATATCCTTCAATCACCTACACGTTTTAACAATGTAACAGGTGAAAATCTAAGGAATTTATTAGAAAATTTATTAGAAACAATTGAAAAAATTATTTCAACATCAAGGTTTGCAACAACAGCAAATTTTAGGTTAAATTCAAGCATGATTACCGAGGATTTTAATTCTTTTATGTATGAGTATTTAGAAAAAATTGCTGTTGCTTATAATACACGGATAAAAATTCATACAAATCTTGATAAAAATGAATTTAAACTACACTTTAACCCCATTGAAATGGGCATGGTATTTGAAAACTTTATCAGCAATTCTAAAAAAGCCAGGGCATCAAATATTACTTTCACATCAATATTAAAATCGGGAATTTTGACAATAACAATTGAAGATGATGGCAGTGGACTTGATAAAAATATTACAGGGAAAGACCGCATTTTTGAAAAAGGATTTACAAGGACAAAAGGTTCGGGCTTAGGATTGTATTTTTGCAAAACCAGGATAGAGAGTTTAGGCGGTGAACTTAAAATATCAGGAGATCAACCAAGACATGGTTTAAGTTTTACAATAAGGATAAGTAAATGA